One window of Cohnella hashimotonis genomic DNA carries:
- a CDS encoding CoA-binding protein: protein MPFANPSRDEIKRILQETKNIAVVGLSGDPDKTSHMVSAAMQAKGYRIIPVNPKEAEILGEKCYKSLADIPEPVDIVNVFRRPEHTPPIAEEAVAAGAKVLWLQLGIVNEEAAAIAASGGLTVVMDRCIKVEDSILLP, encoded by the coding sequence ATGCCGTTTGCGAACCCGAGCCGCGACGAGATCAAACGCATCCTGCAGGAGACGAAAAACATTGCCGTAGTCGGCCTGTCCGGCGATCCGGACAAGACCAGCCATATGGTGTCCGCCGCCATGCAAGCGAAGGGTTATCGCATTATCCCCGTCAATCCGAAGGAAGCCGAGATTCTCGGCGAAAAATGCTACAAGTCCCTTGCGGACATTCCAGAGCCCGTCGATATCGTCAATGTGTTCCGGCGTCCGGAGCACACGCCGCCTATTGCGGAAGAGGCGGTCGCCGCAGGGGCCAAGGTACTCTGGCTGCAGCTCGGCATCGTGAACGAAGAGGCTGCGGCGATCGCGGCGTCCGGCGGCCTGACCGTAGTTATGGACCGCTGCATCAAGGTCGAGGATTCCATCCTGCTTCCGTAA
- a CDS encoding MFS transporter — protein MKSRLIIVGLMLFTVFVGFGIIIPILPQLVTDASPESANWHTGGMLSLYSFVSFLLSPVWGGVSERIGRRPVIMIGVLGFAVSFLMFGLADGNLWIMYASRLLGGLFSGAVTACIVAYVADITSEENRTKGMAVVGMSIGMGFTFGPFIGGELSNAFSLNTPFFAAAALSLLTFFAAWLKLPESLTADKREAARLQRRESRWTAFQGPLKQLYVLAFFVTFSLAILEGTLQLYGIDKFDVTPRKIGLMFFFCGLVGALVQGGIVRRRVKQGQESRYIAVGLVISAAGFFLLLTAQNWIAASVYLCIFGIGNSLIKPCVTSLITQKTTVSQGVASGLSSSMDSLGRIVGPLLGAALLTAQAGLPFIVSGLLSLGALGLLAGYRSSDRASSRSQQA, from the coding sequence GTGAAAAGCAGGCTGATCATCGTAGGACTTATGTTGTTCACCGTTTTCGTGGGATTCGGCATCATTATACCGATCCTGCCGCAGCTGGTCACGGACGCCAGCCCTGAGTCGGCGAACTGGCATACGGGCGGCATGCTGTCGCTTTATTCGTTCGTATCGTTCCTGCTGTCCCCCGTATGGGGCGGCGTATCCGAACGGATCGGACGCAGGCCGGTCATCATGATCGGCGTGCTCGGCTTCGCCGTCAGCTTCCTGATGTTCGGACTTGCGGACGGCAATCTGTGGATCATGTATGCGTCGCGGCTGCTCGGCGGCTTATTTTCCGGCGCGGTCACCGCTTGCATCGTCGCTTACGTCGCGGACATTACATCCGAGGAGAACCGGACGAAGGGAATGGCCGTCGTCGGCATGAGCATCGGCATGGGCTTTACGTTCGGTCCGTTTATCGGCGGCGAGCTGAGCAATGCTTTCTCCTTGAATACGCCGTTTTTCGCCGCGGCGGCGCTCTCGCTGCTCACTTTTTTCGCCGCCTGGCTCAAGCTGCCCGAATCGCTCACGGCGGACAAGCGCGAAGCGGCCAGACTGCAGAGGCGCGAGTCCCGATGGACCGCCTTCCAAGGTCCGCTTAAGCAGCTGTACGTGCTCGCCTTTTTCGTCACGTTCTCGCTGGCTATATTGGAAGGCACGCTGCAGCTGTACGGCATCGACAAGTTCGACGTCACGCCGCGCAAGATCGGTCTCATGTTCTTCTTCTGCGGATTGGTCGGCGCGCTCGTGCAAGGCGGGATCGTGCGGCGGCGAGTTAAGCAGGGACAGGAGAGCCGTTATATCGCGGTCGGACTCGTCATCTCCGCGGCAGGCTTTTTCCTGCTGCTGACCGCCCAGAACTGGATTGCGGCTTCCGTTTACCTTTGTATTTTCGGCATCGGCAATTCGCTTATCAAGCCTTGCGTAACTTCGCTGATTACCCAAAAGACGACCGTATCCCAAGGCGTCGCCTCCGGGCTCAGCTCGTCCATGGACAGCCTCGGCCGCATCGTCGGTCCGCTGCTCGGAGCCGCGCTGCTGACCGCGCAGGCCGGACTTCCATTTATCGTGTCCGGGCTGCTGTCGCTTGGCGCGCTTGGCCTGCTTGCCGGCTATCGCAGCTCCGACCGCGCCTCGTCCCGTTCGCAGCAAGCCTGA
- the aroA gene encoding 3-phosphoshikimate 1-carboxyvinyltransferase: MDMIVTPTPRLAGEIQALSSKNYTTRYLLVAALAEGTSVIRYPAHSEDSDALRRCVRDLGAVLEEDEEKIVVTGFGNHPKPVKELDVGNAGAVLRFLMAVAALLPEVTFVNKYPESLGKRPHDDLITALERMGAKIDHREGKLPITIRGGDAVRGGKIQVSGSVSSQFLSALLFLTPLLAEDSEIEVLNDLKSKVVVGQTLEVLAQAGIVVEASSDLMHFKVPGGQRYRAQEYVVQGDYPGSAAILAAAAVTDSDVVVHRLLEESKQGERAVVDVLKAMGTPLTHKDGVVHVQGNGKLRAVEFDGDEFTDGVLAMVAAAVFAEGTSRFYNVENLRFKECDRITDYLAELRKAGANVEEKRDEIIVHGRPEGVEGGVTIDAHFDHRVIMALTVVGLRAKAPLTIKDAHHVAKSYPNYFDHLTALGANVRWTE, encoded by the coding sequence ATGGATATGATCGTTACACCGACCCCGCGGCTCGCGGGCGAGATTCAAGCTTTATCGTCCAAAAACTATACGACCCGGTACCTACTCGTCGCCGCACTGGCGGAGGGCACGAGCGTCATCCGCTATCCGGCGCACAGCGAAGACAGCGATGCGCTGCGCCGCTGCGTGCGGGACCTGGGCGCCGTCCTCGAAGAAGACGAAGAGAAGATCGTGGTAACGGGCTTCGGCAACCATCCGAAGCCGGTCAAGGAGCTCGACGTCGGCAATGCCGGCGCGGTGCTGCGCTTCCTGATGGCAGTGGCGGCGCTGCTGCCCGAGGTCACGTTCGTCAACAAATATCCTGAGTCCCTCGGCAAGCGGCCTCATGACGATCTGATCACCGCGCTTGAACGTATGGGGGCAAAGATCGATCATCGCGAAGGCAAGCTGCCGATCACGATCCGCGGCGGAGACGCCGTTCGCGGCGGCAAGATCCAGGTATCGGGCAGCGTGAGTTCCCAATTCCTCAGCGCGCTGCTGTTCCTGACGCCGCTGCTGGCGGAGGACAGCGAGATTGAGGTGTTGAACGACCTTAAGTCGAAGGTCGTCGTCGGCCAGACGCTCGAAGTGCTGGCCCAGGCCGGCATCGTCGTCGAAGCATCAAGCGATCTGATGCATTTCAAGGTGCCGGGCGGCCAGCGATACCGCGCGCAGGAATATGTCGTACAGGGCGATTATCCGGGCTCGGCAGCGATCCTGGCGGCTGCGGCGGTCACCGATTCCGACGTCGTCGTGCATCGGCTTCTCGAGGAGAGCAAGCAGGGCGAGCGGGCCGTCGTCGACGTGCTGAAGGCGATGGGAACGCCGCTGACGCATAAGGACGGCGTCGTGCACGTCCAGGGCAACGGCAAGCTCCGCGCCGTCGAATTCGACGGAGACGAATTCACGGACGGCGTGCTCGCGATGGTGGCCGCAGCCGTGTTCGCCGAGGGCACCTCCCGCTTTTACAATGTCGAAAATCTCCGTTTCAAGGAATGCGACCGCATTACAGATTACTTGGCCGAGCTGCGCAAAGCGGGCGCGAACGTCGAAGAGAAGCGGGACGAGATCATCGTTCACGGGCGTCCGGAGGGCGTAGAGGGCGGCGTGACGATCGACGCGCACTTCGATCACCGCGTCATTATGGCGCTTACGGTCGTCGGGCTCCGCGCGAAGGCGCCGCTTACGATCAAGGACGCGCACCACGTGGCCAAGTCGTATCCGAATTACTTCGACCATCTGACGGCGCTGGGCGCCAACGTGCGCTGGACCGAATAA
- the gndA gene encoding NADP-dependent phosphogluconate dehydrogenase: MSNANIGVVGMAVMGRNLALNIESRGFTVAVYNRSREKTDDLMNTDGKGKNLVPTYTVEEFVASLEKPRKILIMVQAGSGTDATIESLVPHLDKGDIIIDGGNAYFPDTQRRSNDLTERGFHFIGTGVSGGEEGALKGPSIMPGGPEEAYRLVEPILTGISAKVNGDPCCTYIGPDGAGHYVKMVHNGIEYGDMQLICEAYQLLKDVLGVQPDELHEIFGEWNKGELDSYLIEITTDIFAEKDPETGKPMVDVILDSAGQKGTGKWTSQSSLDLGVPLSIITESVFSRFLSAMKEERVAASKVLKGPAKTAFAGDRAAFIESVRKALFASKICSYAQGFAQMRAASEEYDWNLQYGNIAMIFRGGCIIRARFLQNIKDAYDRDPGLRNLLLDEYFKDVVESYQDAWREVVSSAVKFGIPVPAFASALAYYDSYRSERLPANLLQAQRDYFGAHTFKRLDKEGTFHHNWLHN; the protein is encoded by the coding sequence ATGTCTAATGCAAATATCGGCGTCGTCGGCATGGCCGTCATGGGACGCAACCTGGCGCTCAACATCGAGAGCCGCGGCTTTACGGTAGCCGTCTATAACCGCTCGCGGGAGAAGACGGACGACCTCATGAATACGGACGGCAAGGGCAAGAACCTCGTGCCTACATACACGGTGGAGGAGTTCGTGGCTTCGCTGGAAAAGCCCCGTAAAATTCTGATTATGGTCCAAGCCGGTTCGGGCACGGACGCGACGATCGAATCGCTCGTGCCTCATCTCGACAAAGGCGACATCATCATCGACGGCGGCAACGCCTACTTCCCGGACACGCAGCGCCGAAGCAACGATCTGACCGAACGCGGCTTCCACTTCATCGGAACCGGCGTATCCGGAGGCGAAGAGGGCGCGCTTAAGGGGCCGTCGATCATGCCGGGCGGTCCTGAGGAAGCTTACAGGCTGGTCGAGCCGATCCTGACGGGCATCTCCGCCAAGGTGAACGGCGATCCATGCTGTACGTATATCGGTCCGGACGGCGCCGGCCACTACGTCAAGATGGTCCACAACGGCATCGAGTACGGCGACATGCAGCTCATCTGCGAAGCTTACCAGCTGCTTAAGGACGTTCTCGGCGTGCAGCCGGACGAGCTCCACGAGATTTTCGGCGAGTGGAACAAGGGCGAGCTCGACAGCTACCTGATCGAGATCACGACCGACATTTTCGCTGAAAAGGATCCGGAGACCGGCAAGCCGATGGTCGACGTCATCCTGGACTCCGCCGGTCAGAAGGGCACGGGCAAGTGGACGAGCCAAAGCTCGCTCGACCTGGGCGTGCCGCTGTCCATCATCACCGAATCCGTCTTCTCGCGCTTCCTGTCCGCGATGAAGGAAGAACGCGTCGCCGCCAGCAAAGTGCTGAAGGGACCGGCCAAGACGGCGTTCGCCGGCGACCGCGCAGCGTTCATCGAGAGCGTGCGCAAGGCGTTGTTCGCCAGCAAGATCTGCTCCTACGCGCAGGGCTTCGCGCAAATGCGCGCCGCATCCGAGGAGTACGACTGGAATCTGCAGTACGGCAACATCGCGATGATCTTCCGCGGCGGCTGCATTATCCGTGCGCGCTTTTTGCAGAACATCAAGGATGCCTACGACCGCGATCCGGGCCTTCGCAACCTGCTGCTCGACGAGTACTTCAAGGACGTCGTCGAATCTTACCAGGACGCATGGCGCGAAGTCGTCTCGTCGGCCGTCAAGTTCGGCATTCCGGTACCTGCGTTCGCGAGCGCGCTGGCTTATTACGACAGCTACCGCTCCGAGCGTCTGCCCGCCAACCTGCTGCAGGCGCAGCGCGACTACTTCGGCGCGCATACGTTCAAGCGGTTGGACAAAGAAGGCACGTTCCACCACAACTGGCTGCACAATTAA
- a CDS encoding efflux RND transporter permease subunit: protein MSSFIQGVFKNKAAVVILVVMTLGLGVFSYFKLPMEFLPEADNPQVTVSVIGPGYNTATMEREVTDPLEQALSAIKGKTSMLSTSGDGYSQVNLNFDAKTDMSAAKNEVEKAAAAVQLPERVSKPYVIQYNTSMIPISFLSLTFKDGLSDAEKAKAEARAVDAFRAIDGAGQVQLSGKSSPSIVIKPDAAKLAAKGVPAQALYGVLQGRTASASVGAAVLDGEAVNLNVSAELGSAEDVAKLPVAPGVKLSDVASVTQSDEQESVSRIDGKDALMIVVSKGANANAVSVGKDVAKTADRLMEEDGSMELKLIMSTSDQVVHSVNSMMREVLMGALFATVVILLFMRNLRATLVTIVSIPLSLGLTLYLLDLSGISLNILTLGGVAVAVGRLVDDSIVVIENIFRRLQKEKFSVSLVIDATKEVSTAITASTLTTVAVFLPMGLLRGSLQSFLLPFALTVTYSLLSSLLVALTVIPLMSAGLLKRSEIKEHQPSKRFGGFLEWNLKHKWLPLLIALFLLVGSIATYFSLPKGAIDSSDASSVSVQLSYPQDTPVDEVLESGKKLEAFLMKQEGQEWVNMDMGNSGDAAMYGNVKSPTQVDYTIQMKPKADAEKIIEAVKNERASYPGAELTASAGSLMFGSGGSQVFVDIVGDDRDALNKTAELVMAKIKPIKDVLKVASNQQERKTVYTLQVDPTVAKASDIASQLQGMLNAVPLGSVVKDGQLLAVSLEPLLVPGASAELNDLTVATDEGPKKLSQIAEWVKSDQPTETYRKDGKTYIRVSATVEAAQLSIVGGKISDAMKDIKPADGAKLFVGGASADQNADFASLFMMMLVSIGIVYLIMVFTFKTLRAPLAIMASILFVPIGAVLGLIVTGVTPDFTAIFGVVMLIGIVVTNAIVLIDRVKKNEASMPIREALIEAAGTRMRPILMTAIATVCAMLPLVFGTSESGSIVSQSLAIVVIGGLVVATLLTLVLVPCVYELLHFRKAKRQRRAASQSAAA, encoded by the coding sequence GTGAGTTCATTCATTCAAGGCGTATTCAAAAACAAGGCGGCGGTCGTCATACTGGTCGTGATGACGCTGGGCCTGGGCGTGTTCAGCTACTTCAAGCTGCCCATGGAATTCCTGCCCGAAGCCGACAACCCGCAGGTGACGGTCAGCGTCATCGGTCCGGGCTATAACACGGCCACCATGGAGCGGGAGGTGACGGATCCGCTCGAACAGGCGCTGTCCGCGATCAAGGGCAAGACGAGCATGCTGTCGACGTCGGGAGACGGTTACTCGCAGGTCAATCTGAATTTCGACGCGAAAACCGACATGTCGGCGGCGAAGAACGAAGTCGAAAAAGCGGCGGCAGCGGTTCAACTGCCCGAGCGCGTATCGAAGCCGTACGTCATCCAGTACAACACATCGATGATTCCGATCTCGTTCCTGTCGCTGACGTTTAAAGACGGCCTGAGCGATGCGGAGAAAGCCAAGGCCGAAGCGCGCGCGGTAGACGCCTTCCGGGCGATCGACGGCGCAGGCCAGGTTCAGCTGTCTGGCAAGTCGAGCCCGAGCATCGTCATTAAGCCGGACGCCGCTAAGCTCGCCGCCAAGGGCGTGCCGGCACAAGCTTTGTACGGGGTATTGCAGGGGCGTACGGCGTCGGCATCGGTCGGCGCGGCCGTGCTTGACGGCGAAGCCGTCAACCTGAACGTGAGCGCCGAGCTCGGCAGCGCGGAAGACGTCGCCAAGCTGCCGGTGGCGCCGGGCGTGAAGCTGTCCGACGTCGCCAGCGTGACCCAGTCCGACGAACAGGAGAGCGTGAGCCGCATCGACGGCAAGGACGCGCTTATGATCGTCGTGTCCAAAGGCGCCAACGCGAATGCCGTCAGCGTGGGCAAGGACGTCGCGAAGACGGCCGACCGGCTGATGGAAGAGGACGGCAGCATGGAGCTCAAGCTCATCATGAGCACCTCGGACCAGGTCGTTCACTCCGTGAACAGCATGATGCGCGAAGTACTGATGGGCGCGCTGTTCGCCACCGTCGTCATCTTGCTGTTCATGCGCAACCTGCGCGCGACGCTCGTCACGATCGTATCGATTCCGCTGTCGCTCGGGCTGACGCTCTACCTGCTCGACCTGTCGGGCATCAGCCTCAACATTCTGACGCTGGGCGGCGTCGCCGTCGCCGTCGGTCGGCTCGTAGACGACAGCATCGTCGTCATCGAGAACATTTTCCGCAGGCTCCAGAAGGAGAAATTTTCCGTCTCGCTCGTCATCGACGCGACCAAGGAAGTGTCCACGGCGATTACCGCCTCGACGCTCACGACGGTGGCCGTCTTCCTGCCGATGGGCCTGCTCCGCGGCTCGCTGCAGTCGTTCCTTTTGCCATTCGCCTTAACCGTTACCTATTCGCTGCTGTCCTCGCTGCTCGTCGCGCTGACCGTTATCCCGCTTATGAGCGCGGGACTGCTCAAGCGTTCCGAGATCAAGGAGCACCAGCCTTCCAAGCGTTTCGGCGGTTTTCTCGAATGGAACCTGAAGCACAAGTGGCTGCCGCTGCTCATCGCGCTGTTTCTGCTTGTAGGCTCGATCGCGACTTACTTCAGCCTGCCGAAAGGCGCCATCGACTCTTCAGACGCCTCGAGCGTCAGCGTGCAGCTGTCGTACCCGCAGGATACGCCGGTCGACGAGGTGCTCGAGAGCGGCAAGAAGCTCGAGGCGTTCCTCATGAAGCAGGAGGGGCAAGAATGGGTCAACATGGACATGGGCAACAGCGGGGACGCCGCCATGTACGGCAACGTCAAGTCGCCTACCCAGGTTGACTATACGATTCAGATGAAGCCGAAGGCCGACGCCGAAAAAATCATCGAGGCTGTCAAGAACGAGCGCGCGAGCTATCCTGGCGCCGAGCTGACCGCATCAGCGGGCTCGCTCATGTTCGGCAGCGGAGGCAGCCAGGTATTCGTCGATATTGTGGGAGACGATCGGGATGCGCTGAACAAGACGGCGGAGCTTGTCATGGCCAAGATCAAGCCGATTAAAGACGTGCTCAAGGTCGCCAGCAACCAGCAGGAACGCAAGACCGTGTATACACTGCAGGTCGACCCTACGGTCGCAAAAGCTTCGGATATCGCATCGCAGCTGCAGGGCATGTTGAACGCGGTGCCGCTCGGCAGCGTCGTCAAGGACGGCCAGTTGCTCGCCGTTTCGCTCGAGCCGCTGCTCGTGCCGGGCGCGTCCGCCGAGCTGAACGATCTGACGGTCGCGACGGACGAAGGTCCGAAGAAGCTGTCCCAGATCGCCGAATGGGTGAAGAGCGATCAGCCGACCGAAACCTACCGGAAGGACGGCAAGACGTATATCCGCGTCAGCGCGACGGTCGAGGCGGCTCAGCTGTCGATCGTCGGCGGCAAGATCTCGGACGCGATGAAGGACATCAAGCCCGCGGATGGCGCGAAGCTGTTCGTAGGGGGCGCGTCCGCCGATCAGAACGCCGACTTTGCGAGCCTTTTCATGATGATGCTCGTCTCGATCGGCATCGTCTACCTGATCATGGTATTCACGTTCAAGACGCTGCGGGCGCCGCTCGCGATCATGGCCTCGATCCTGTTCGTGCCGATCGGCGCCGTGCTCGGCCTGATCGTCACCGGCGTGACGCCGGACTTTACCGCGATCTTCGGCGTCGTCATGCTGATCGGCATCGTCGTCACGAACGCGATCGTGCTTATCGACCGCGTCAAGAAAAACGAGGCAAGCATGCCGATCCGCGAAGCGCTGATCGAAGCGGCGGGCACGCGGATGCGTCCTATCCTCATGACGGCCATCGCCACCGTATGCGCCATGCTGCCGCTGGTGTTCGGCACGTCGGAGAGCGGCAGCATCGTGTCGCAGAGCCTTGCCATCGTCGTCATCGGCGGCCTCGTCGTCGCGACGCTGCTGACGCTGGTGCTCGTGCCTTGCGTCTACGAGCTGCTGCACTTCCGCAAGGCGAAGCGCCAGCGGCGCGCGGCAAGCCAATCGGCCGCGGCCTGA
- a CDS encoding rhodanese-like domain-containing protein: MSTYETTTVEQLKARIDAGEKLHLIDVREDDEVAAGMIPGAKHIRLGTLPDRLSEIPKDEEVIFICRSGGRSGRACEYLSQLGYGRTVNMTGGMLAWNEL; encoded by the coding sequence ATGAGCACATATGAAACAACGACGGTCGAGCAATTGAAGGCCAGGATCGATGCCGGCGAAAAGCTGCATCTGATCGACGTCCGCGAGGACGACGAGGTCGCTGCGGGCATGATCCCGGGCGCCAAGCACATCCGTCTCGGGACGCTGCCGGACAGGCTGTCCGAGATTCCGAAGGACGAGGAAGTCATCTTCATCTGCCGAAGCGGCGGAAGAAGCGGCAGAGCCTGCGAGTATTTGAGCCAGCTCGGTTACGGACGCACGGTCAATATGACCGGCGGCATGCTGGCCTGGAACGAGCTTTAA
- a CDS encoding SGNH/GDSL hydrolase family protein, protein MKLSSNDKLVMIGDSITDCGRGRPFGEGLGAGLGTGYVSVAAGLLQSIYPELAVRIVNVGTSGHTVRDLAGRWQTDVLDLSPDWVSVMIGTNDVWRQYDQPYIKESHVYAEEYEETLSELVEKTLTHVKGIVLMTPFYLEPNRSDAMRQTMDLYGGIVKRIAENHGTLFVDTQAAFDKILAHIYPATIAWDRVHPSATGHIALAKAFLDVLDFSWNGAAEAE, encoded by the coding sequence ATGAAGCTATCTTCAAATGACAAGCTGGTCATGATCGGCGACTCGATTACGGATTGCGGAAGAGGCAGACCGTTCGGCGAAGGATTGGGCGCGGGGCTCGGCACCGGCTATGTCTCCGTTGCGGCGGGGCTGCTGCAGAGCATCTATCCGGAGCTCGCGGTGCGGATCGTAAACGTCGGCACGAGCGGGCATACGGTTCGCGATCTGGCGGGACGCTGGCAGACGGACGTGCTGGATTTGTCGCCGGACTGGGTCTCCGTCATGATCGGAACCAACGATGTCTGGCGGCAGTACGATCAGCCGTACATCAAGGAGTCCCACGTATACGCGGAAGAATACGAGGAGACGCTTAGCGAGTTGGTCGAAAAGACGCTTACCCATGTGAAAGGCATCGTGCTCATGACGCCGTTTTATCTCGAGCCGAACCGCAGCGACGCCATGCGCCAGACGATGGATCTGTACGGCGGCATCGTGAAGCGAATCGCCGAAAATCACGGCACGCTGTTCGTCGATACGCAGGCTGCGTTCGACAAGATCCTCGCGCACATCTACCCGGCGACGATCGCCTGGGACCGCGTCCATCCGAGCGCCACTGGACATATCGCGTTGGCCAAGGCGTTCCTTGACGTCTTGGACTTCTCTTGGAACGGCGCTGCCGAGGCCGAGTAG
- a CDS encoding DUF1054 domain-containing protein: MSTLLNAGFAGFTDSDFDAMTVPGLEGRMEAIIRQVRPKLEGLGNALAPYLADLCAEPMYPHVAKHARRSVNPPNDTWVAWSRHPRGYKAHPHFQVGLWPTHLFIQFAIIYESGNKTVFAERAASELDSIRAAIPASFVWSKDHTLPDGIPHAELSADSLTEWLARLKTVKAAEITCGLHIARGDDRLQHADSLLRTAEDTIRRLLPLYKLSF; encoded by the coding sequence ATGTCCACACTACTTAACGCCGGATTCGCGGGTTTTACGGATTCGGACTTCGACGCCATGACCGTCCCGGGTCTGGAAGGACGGATGGAAGCGATCATCCGGCAGGTCAGGCCCAAACTAGAGGGTCTCGGAAACGCGCTGGCCCCCTATTTGGCGGACCTGTGCGCGGAGCCTATGTATCCGCACGTGGCCAAGCACGCCAGGCGGTCGGTCAATCCGCCGAACGACACTTGGGTCGCGTGGTCTCGTCATCCCCGCGGTTACAAAGCGCATCCCCATTTCCAGGTCGGACTGTGGCCCACGCATTTGTTCATTCAGTTCGCCATCATCTACGAAAGCGGCAACAAAACGGTGTTCGCGGAACGCGCTGCCAGCGAGCTCGATTCGATCCGCGCGGCGATCCCGGCTTCGTTCGTCTGGTCCAAGGACCATACGCTGCCTGACGGCATCCCGCATGCGGAGCTCTCTGCCGATTCGTTGACCGAATGGCTGGCCAGGCTCAAAACGGTCAAAGCGGCGGAGATCACCTGCGGTCTTCATATCGCGCGCGGCGACGATCGACTGCAGCATGCGGACAGTCTGCTGCGGACGGCCGAGGATACGATCCGCCGGCTGCTGCCGCTGTACAAGCTATCCTTCTAG